The sequence ACGGCGCTCGGATCCGAAAGCCGCCGGCGCGGGTGGCGACGTTCGCCAGCCGTTGGAACGCGGCGACGAACTCGGGCCTGCAGTCCGGGTAGCCGCTGGCGTCGAGCACGTTGACGCCGACGAAGATGTCGAACGCATCGATCGACTCGGCCCACGCGAGCGCCAGCCCGAGCAGAATCGTGTTGCGCGCGGGCACGTAGGTCACGGGGACGTCGCCGGCGGCGCCGATCTCGGCCAGCGGCCGGTCTTTCGGTACGGCGATCGCGTCGGAGGTGAGGGCCGACACCGCCAGCGGTCGCAGGTCGAGGTCCACGACGCGGTGGTCGGCGCAACCGAGCGCGGCCGCCACCGCGCGTGCGGCGTCGATCTCGCACGCGTGCTGTTGGCCGTAGCGCACGGTGAGG is a genomic window of Deltaproteobacteria bacterium containing:
- the queC gene encoding 7-cyano-7-deazaguanine synthase QueC, giving the protein MASPRKAVVLLSGGLDSATALAIARDEGFSCHALTVRYGQQHACEIDAARAVAAALGCADHRVVDLDLRPLAVSALTSDAIAVPKDRPLAEIGAAGDVPVTYVPARNTILLGLALAWAESIDAFDIFVGVNVLDASGYPDCRPEFVAAFQRLANVATRAGGFRIRAPLIDLTKAQIIARGVALGLDYGLTHSCYDPAPDGRACGRCDACALRKKGFAEAGVPDPTRYA